Below is a window of Rhodamnia argentea isolate NSW1041297 chromosome 11, ASM2092103v1, whole genome shotgun sequence DNA.
TTGGGGATCATCATCAACGAGGACAAAAGCTAGGGAAGTACCCTGAATGGCATAATGCTACATGTATTGAATAATTACATCTCAGTTAGCAGAGAACACAACCtcgaagaaaacaaaataaaaagcacGACTCTCAAACTAATACAGGCACAAATTACCAAACTACTAATGTTTCCCTTCACAATACTAAATACATTAACAAGTAAAAACCCACACATGCTCGCGCACAACTCCTTCCATACCATGATCGACAGAAGTCTCAGACATTGGCCCACCCCAAACCGAAGTTGCTGCATGGAGATGGCATGTATCCATAGTCAAAATAGGGAGACAATCCTTCCACCTCTCCTGGCTGTGGCTGATAGACCGGAGTGTTGATGTAGTCTGATACATGGTCATTTTCCGTCTCCAATGGAGGGAGCAAATCCATTAACTCTTCCAGCGACATCTGCGGTCATATCATTTAGACTATATAAAACAACGCATCTTAAGTATCTTTCTTTGTATGTCACAGAAACAATCTTGAAAGCATGAAATGAAAATAGCCCTTGAGATTGAGATTGTTTCTGTAATAGTGCAATCATTAGTACTTTGGCCATAGAAAACCAATGAGTGTCCGTGACCTTGATCCTAAATAAGTCCTACAACATAAAACACGTGTCTCTCACCTCTGGTTGAGCATAAACAGCCTGTGGCTGATAGGTTGGAGCGATGTTATGGTCTGATACATAGTCATCCTGTGTGAGCGACTCCATTGACTTTCTCACAGTCAGTGCCATCTGCATTCAACTTATGTAGATTATATAAAACAACCCATCTTaagtacatatttttttttttttgtggttacaGAAGCAATTTTCAAGTATGAAATGACAAATAGTCCTACTGGTGTTGCTTATGTGATAATGCAATCATCAGAACTTTAGCAATGGAAAACCAATATGTCTCTGCGGCTCTGATATGCTCTATGGGACTCGGAACTAAGTCTGATCCTAAATAAGTTCTACAACATGAAACATGTGTCTCTCACCTCGGGTTGAACATCAGCAACTTCATTGTTGGGGGTGTTGCAAAGGCTCGGTAAGTCCCCTTCCTGATTCCCAGGGGGGTCTGATACATCGCTAGTGCATGTGTAAGGGCCGCTTGAATAGCCTTCAGGGCTGATTGCTGGAGCGTGACCCATCATCAGTTTCTTGTCTTTCTTGTTCTTGATCCGACACGCCACATAAGGCAGCATCTGCATATATATGTGCATCAGCAACATCAGTAATAGCGAAACAACCCGTTAATAAAAATCGTGTCTCAAATGTTATTTATAACCAATGGCGCTGTGCAAATAAATGAGAGCCAAAATGTTACCTCGCCTTCGCCGTGATTATCGCCCAAACACTTGGAATTTAGGTGATATTCGTGCATGACCCAATTGGTCCTTTTGCCTTTAGGCACGCGGCCTATGTAGAACACCAGCGTCTTCTTGATTCCTATCTGCTCGTTGGTGTCCTCGCTCATGATGGCGCGTTCCTTGCCAGTCACTTTCCAGTATCCGGCGCCAGTCGTGCGGTCGGAGCGCCTGCTGTTCGAATACTTGCGCTTCACGCGGCAATAGAAAAACAGCTCCTTCCTGTTGAACATGGGATCGCACATGGCGGGCAGTTGCCATGGTTCGATTTCGCACACATCGATCTCTGGGATTATGTCGTAGTAGGGTTCGTCGGGTCGTCCAAGAATCTTGGGCTTCAAGTAAAAAATCAGAAGCTCCTCATCCGTGGCATGGAATCTGAACCCTGGAGGGAGTGAGCGCATCACTTCCGAGAGCGTCTCCTCCATTTGGATCCCCAACTCGTGCACGCCAggcagagagaagaagaagaagaagaagaagaagaaccggACCGAAGGACTAGGATTCTGAGTGTGGGTTTGAAGAGCGGTGGGATTAACGTTGGCCAAGTGGGTGGATTTATAGGGTGGAATCGTGCGTTGACTCGTTGACTGACATTACTTTGcacacattttctttttgcctttgtttttttgttcgcCTTCCTTTAGAAGTGAGTTGTCTGGCTTGCTTGAGAAGGGCAAAGCCACACTGTTCATGATGAATGGACCCCTCGTCCTATGTTTGAATCTTTTGTAGCACACTTCATGAAGCTGATTGCGAGAACCCATGCATGATCAAGAACGTTCATTCGACATGCCAAATCAAAACTAgggttttatatttttcatcagtgcatcattttttatgagataagaAGCATTTCTTATTATAAGGTTTTGTGATTTGTCCCTCATAATTAAATATAATCAACATTAGTAAGTATCGATATTAACTTCTATATATAATCGCAAAGTTTGTGAATCCTTTTGAGTGGGGATTGATCCAATGACGATGCCAATGAAGTTCGGACATCCTAAATATGGATGCATGAACACATAACTAATTTAAAGGTATCATGTATAAAAGTTTCTGGAATATTACGTGGATGCCCATGTTCCATCAAATAAGGAATCTTATCTTAGGGGCTTATTCATCAAAATATTGATGGGGTAAAACACTGTTGCACACTTTAATGATCGAgacatggaaaagaaaaataacaaaaacctTTTTGGAACTTCTTGTCGAAGTTCTAAGCCTTATGCCCCAAGGGTTGCACTTTTTCTCCGGGACCCACATGCGATGGCACTTTCAGTTAGATTATTCTTTCCCTCACATGCTGCATTATTCACTCCTTTTTGCTTACTATATTGTTTACGAATTTATCATAGGAACAGTGTGATTATACTGTCGGTTTATTTCTGGCCATACGATCTCCTAATTAATGAGCGCTTTACGCAAAATATATTGTGATGGTATGTGAATCTACGGTTTAGATTGCATTGTTTTCGACAGTTACGTTAAAAAAACATTTCCCTTTATCATATgtatattgagaaaatttttaaataaaaatatggagtGAGGTCATCttttcaacaaagaaaaaaaaaagatttgaagtgACCAACCAAGTcagtctcaaataagagcctaagcACATCGGCTAGCTGGACAAATGCTCGCCCACTTGATTTTTCCAACTACCAGAACCGAATCACTTTTgtgaatggaaaaaaattatcttaaaaaaaaatttgcaatctCTAGAATTTAAAACCGTGGATTGCTTTTCTACTTTCTtcccaaatttctttcttttcccgtCGTTTGTTTCTTAAAGTTTCTTCCCCATCTTGTCTTTCCATGTCCGATTTTTTAACGATTGCCTGCGTCATTGGAGGAACGGGTGTGGTCCTTTGCCCAACATCAACAACCGAAACCAAgcaaaaagattaaattgcacAGAAAATAGAAACCGATCTAAAAGGGGCATGTCCAAGAGAACtgttaatatttcataattGGGTGGTAACGCCactcacttttccttttccatcttCTTATTTTTGAAGGACAGTAAAACAGTGCGAgagtaatgaaaaaaattaaaaaggggcACATACATACAATAATATCACAACAACACTCAATCGAATGGGCATGAATCCAATACTAAATCAATACATCTCGTTTGTAAAAAtgagggttaataccacgaataactctaaactggtatatttgtgacaaatttatcctaaattatttgtttgaccaccaaaaatcttaaaccggtatacctttgataaatttatcccaaactagtacaaaTGAGActaatttatcctccgttagttttcgttaaattttatcgtcaaattactAAATTAGATGTCAAGTGGCAATTGCCGGATGTACACATTTaaggtttttaccctctatttgtcaaaggtgtatcaatttgaagttttttatgatataaatccaatttaacggaaactaacggagggtgtatttatcacatgtgtatcagtttgaaatttttgatggacaaaataattaatttgggataaatttgtcacaattataccaatttgagattttttgtggtcggaaaaataatttgagataaatttatcataaatattcCAGTTTGAAGCTTTTCGCGGTATTAACCCTACAAATAATGTGTATGTACAACCAATCGGAGAAAAGCCAAACAAATGTTTGTATATTTTTGGCAAATTCGGCTTTAGAAATTTCACCTACTGCTATAACAAATAACTGGTTATGCAgcttatgaaataaaataaaaaaactcattaAGCAAATAATGTACATCAATGAATGCATTTGATCCATGTGCATTGTTTTCAACAAGGAGAATATCTTTTCTTGGGCACTCTTTATCAGCCCTAGAAGACTCTGCATCCAAGCCAGAGGATGGATGCACAGCAATTACCTAGCCAAAAAAAGGCTTACATAATGCCAGAGTGGTCACGCTAGAACTAGCTATCTGAGTTAAACAACCCTAATATCTCCTCTAGATGTTCATAATCAGCAAAATAAGACGCCAAATCCCGATACGACGAATCATGAGTCAATTGCTCCCCGTTCTCTGTGGGTGGCTTTGGAGTTGCAGAGAAATCACATCCTGATGAGTTGCATTCTGGTGTGAAAATTGGCGGCAGTGGTGGTTGCTGTACATCTTCTACAAAAGATTCCTGTTGTCacaacaaaaacaagaataatatTAGTTTCCTAAACATGCTATGACGATATTTAACAGGCACCATTTTGATGCTCCCTCCAACCTTCGGAATCTCTTCAGGTACCGTGCTTTTGGCAGTTACTCGAGTTGCATTGGAGCAACTTGAGTTGTTGACTTCATCAGGTGTGTTGCAGATACTTCTGCCACCTTCTTGAAGCATAATAGAGATACTTGCATTGATGACTTCGTCGGGCATGTTCCAGCTACTTATGATGCCCTCTTTAGGCATGTTAGATGGACCTATATTGGTCTTCTgagtctttgaatttttcttacCCTTCTCGTCAGGGTTTTTCTTCAAGTGGTTAAGAACAAAGTCACTCTAATACAGAAAGACAAGACAAAGTTAACAATTAATTCAAGTCTTCGCACTGCTCTCTGAATGTTATTCGCGATTTAATCCCACAAGTGAAAGAAATGCGATCTCAAAGAGTAAAATATCAGTCAAGAAAGCAACTTTGGTAACACTCCACATTCAACTCATAAGTCTCCTTCTAAAGAGAGAGTCCTTGCTCGACTTCGAAATAAAGTGAATGGTGCTATAGCAACAGCAAGattgggaggaaaaaaagaacaaaaaagaaaagagagccAGGGATTTTACTATGTGAATTTGTGCTAGTTGATAACCAATCAATAGAAGTTTAAGTAAGAGTTAGTTCATTTCAgggagaaaaagcaaaagtcaGAGCAAAGTAAGCTGCTCAGTCTCAACTCCAAAAAATTAAgtcagagaagaaaatgaaatcagaaGGCTGTTAAATTAAAGCTCCTGAAATGGAGAACATTCATCTGGCAACCTTAATCATACATATGTATCCTTAAATGGTTCAAATATGGTTTGTGCTGAAGTTCTCtgcaagaggaagaaaaagcaagaaattgagTACCTGGTCAGTGAGGATGCTGTCCAAAAGATGAGCATTTAGGTGATATTCATGCAGTACCCATTTGGTCTGGGCATTTTTGGGACTTCCACTTTTTttgaaaaccaaaattttcttccaaCCTAATATGTTCTTTTTGTCTCGTGTCCTGATTTTGCGAGTTCCACCAGTTTTCTTCCACGACCCATAATCATTTGACCTTCTAGTCTGTTTACTTTGAGGGTACTTATTTTGCAGACGGCAGAAGAAGAACCATTCATCACCATCTGATTTAATACTTGATAGTTCTGCATAATTCACAGTAGAAATTTGCAAACTACAGAAGCAAACCAACAGGCACAGAATCCCAAAAGGGAATAGCATGGACCAACCACGACCTTATCACATTTTCGGAAGGATGAAGGGAAAGTTTTTATGGTGTCTTACCATTTATCTTGCTGGGTAAATCCCAAGGTGGCAATTGATGGACATCAACCTCGGGAATTATCAGCTCGACCATTTTGTTGCCGAGTATCTTCAACTTCAGGTAATGATTGACAAGTTCCTCCTCTGTTGGTCTGAATCGGAATCCCACCGGAAGATCGACTAATGAAATTTCTGCACTTTCCATCTCAGAATATAAAACGAATAAAAATGCTAACTATGACGGAAAGAGAAGTAAATTTGAAGAGAGCAATGCTAGCTTGCTTCAGACTACTTCATGCTGGAGTTGTACTCCATGCTTATTTATAATAGAGATGCTACCCCAGCTTTCCACAGGGTCTAACCTTAGAAGGAAGTTGTTTTGACTGTTTAGTGTATCCCACATCTTAACATCCGCTCCAGATCAACAAGGACTGTGGGGGTAAAGGGCAGAGGGAGGGAAGAGAAAACTCttaattttttctactttttttgaGTCCATCACAAGCCTTAAAAGCATTTGCATACAAACAAAAATGTTGCAGTGAATACATAAGGGCTTGCcgaaaggagggaaaaaaaaagtgttataAACTGAAAAATTTCAGACTTGTTCTCCAAGTTTCAAAACTTCTTTGGAAAGTTCACTTGTTCTTCCGACCCTTAAAAAAAACTGTTATCAACTGAAAATTGCAGACTTGATCTCCAAGTTTCAGAACTTTTTTGGGAAGTTGACTTCTTCTTCCGACCCTACGATGACACTGCCTAGTCAAAAGTCATTCCCTCAAGGTCCACAGCTAAAAGCAAGTGGTCTTGAGCTCCCTCCCCTTAGTTCCAGTCAAACTTCCACTAAGGAGAGTATTTTATCTTCTAAAGTTCACCAGGACTCGAGAGTAATCAAACACCgactggaaattttttttttagatgttaAAGCAACAGGTTACTCCAAAGCATACTGATAATTAAAACCAGCATGCTCCGTTAAATTTGATATCTGAAATAAGATCGCAGCCACGGAAAGAGTGCAAACTGTGCAGAAACCGCATTCAAACCAATCAGCTTCACTTCAAACTTCCAGTGGTTTTGGTGTTTAGAAATCAATGTTCGCTTTATGCAACATAAAGAAGGAAATGCAACCCGCATTCACCATAGAAGAGGCATTAATCTCTAATAGTCGAGTATTCAGAGCACGTCAATTTCCAAGAAGGATTCAAAGCAACAAGAATTGTGTCAACTGCCCCCCGAATATGTAAGAGGGAGTGGGAAGAGAAGAGACAATCACAACCTACTGGGACCGTGCTCAATGCGCAAAAGAGTTGAAACCATCttgaacagggaaaaaaaaaatcagtcatgAAGATCCATCCAGTAACAGTTGCATAGGTACCACAGATCAGTTGTGGCTATCTGAAGCGAAGTTCAAGTTTAGATCCAATTCAGCCTCGGAGGTACCGCCACAAGAACTAGAAACAGGAACCCTCCTAGAAAGGCAGAGATCTGAAGACTTACTCCAACGCGAACGGGAAATTGCACAAGTCCAGAACGAGCAAGATCGAACTCTGATCTTAACCTGCAATTGATACAACTCCCACCGAGACGAGGCAAAGGAAGAATCCACTTGGGTGTTGGAGAATACGACCCATGAAAGACTCGTCAATCATTACTTGTGATTTCGAGGAGAAATCGCGTCGGCATAACTAAATTACCAAGTAAGATTGACGAGTGATTCAGGGATCATATTGGGTCGTAATGAATCTCGAACAAGCACAGgatgcaagaaaaaaaagatggaagtCTTGATCCAGTGTGCTGCTTGACGCTCATCCCCCACTGTTCTTCTTCTCCGATTGCCTCCACAGAGATTTAtatatagttttttcttttccagaaaAGACAGTGCTAACGTGATTAACAAGATGTAGGTAgcatcatttttattattttatagtGATCATTGGgcatttttgtaataaaaaattgagataaaagccTTTTTCAAAAACTTGCCGCGAAAGTTAGAGGTGAACAATATAGATAGGCCGAACAGCCCTTTTTGGTCCGGTTCCTGATAGTGCCGATCTAATTTCGAATTTTAGTGGAGTACCAGAccggttttttttaatttttttttattgtaaatcTAATAATCTAATTCACTCCAGCCTCAGCGGTCTTTCTTTATTCGTCCCACGAGTCACGCTCACGTCTCCTCTGTTATTTAGCACGGACACTCCTTTCGGGGAGATTTTCGAGTGTCGGACACATGTCAGTGTCTGACACGCGCCGGACACATccggacacgcggtcaacgcgtgtccgaaCTCCAACACATGGTCAACTGAACTGACATGCGAAGGACTCGAGTGTTCGTTCGCCTGCCCTCGGCAGCCTTTGTTTCCGAGGGAAGAGGAGAGGCCACCTCGCATCAGAAGATCAGGTCCCTCGATGCCTCGTGGCTGCCAGCCTCGCCTCAACTCGCATCCTCGCTTGCCTCGCCTTAGGTCGCCTTCTTGAAAGGATAATGGGTGGTAGCTCATAAGGTGAAGATGGAAAGAGAAGCTAGACGAAAATAGAGCTCTTCTCGTGGAAACTGAAAGCAAAATAGAGACGCACGAGAGAAGGTTCGTCAATGGAGGAAACATGTAGAGTGTTGTGATGCGCagatgagagagaaaggagagagagagagaggtgttgtTTCATACTTCCCTAATTTATGACTGACAGAAACTTATGTCaccccaaaaaataatatttccttCCAATCCCTCCTctcccccacttttttttttttttggtcatttcctttttaaattatcatcctttgaaaaatattttcttttctattcactctctttctttaatttttttatttccataaTAAAAAACCATCAATCGATGTTTGATGGAATAATTTTCTAGGTTGTTGTTTTTGGTACCTTCTTAATTTCATTCAAGATTGGTATTTTATGAGACTTAAGAtatgaaatcataaaaaattataatttatcatgcatataaaaaaatatttatttattatgcatTGTGTCCCAActtgtcaaaattctctatttttttagaaatcacgtgtcggcctgttgtgtcgtgtcgtgtcccgtgtccggTGTCGTGTCGGTGCTATATAGCTCCTCTGTCCCCTTCCTTTTTCCTGTGATCGGCAAACCCTAACCAGGCTAATTGTTGTGGAGGGAAAGAGCTCCAACAAGGTATAAGGCCTGATTGTTGGGGAATTTAATGTGTTTAACACGTTTGAAAAACATGAATTCTTGTGAATCTAGCGATTTCGGTCCTAGAAATTGGGAACCGATCCTTTTGGTttggttcctaatttttgggtgaGATCGGAGCGGAGCGGATCACTCCTAGCCAAAGCGTAATTAGgccctaaaacttgcaaaaagtgcaatcaatttcTAGAACTTACTGTTAACTCCATTCAATTGGGCTAACGCAAAACACTAACGTCActttatttgttattattttttctctcctatTTGGCGATAACAtggcaaaaaaatgagaatatagCTAAAATGATGTTGTTTTTGTCCAAAACTGATTTTTTAACACGAAATTTATTTAGGTTATATTAAAActaagcaaaattaaaaaaatacaaaaaggaaaaaagagaaagaagatgtaGGCAAGCACTCGCTGCAATAATTGCCGCCCCACGATCGCTAGGAAGGGCCACCAACTATGAGGgaatggtcggcgagggtcgccgggcCTTGGCCGAGGATCGCCAATAACGGGAGTTGGCAGAAAGTGGTGGCCCTCAGCCCTCGCCTACGTTTCGCTTCTTgtttattgtttttgtttttcaatcttACTATTTTTATATAACTTAAATAAATGTTGCATCAAAAATTAGAATTGGGCTCAAAATAACGTCGTTTTAGTCACGTCGGCGCTTCGTAagatagagaaaataataaaaagagcaATGTCAGCATTTGCCATTAGTGAAATTGGACGGGATTAACCGAAGGATTcgatttcaccaatttgataaattttaagacttgattacacttttttgcaagttttatgattcgattacattttcatgacaaattttaggatttctgGTATATTTActttaaagaaatttttatgacttgatttgaAGTAGAACCGAGCAAGCTCTATCAAATTCAATGACTCAATGACTTCGTAATGCGGGcgattataaaagaaaaatcgagagtAGAGAATACTTGGATAGGTACATAATAAATGGCAAATGAATAAGAATTTAGTATTGCTTTTGTGTAAGTATATGATCAAATGTGAAGTGTCATCAATCCTTAACTTATGGCAATTGATGTCCGCTTCTCCTACTATTATAACATGTAAGTTCATTGTTATTGTCAACTGGTAATTTGTTCATTGTGAATAAATTTTGTTAAGTATATTTTCCTTACATTGTGTTGATGTGTCGTGGGACTAGGGCACACGCTCCAATTTAACTCCTTTCATTTTCACTCATCCATTTCTCCTAACTTATCATTATCTTAtatcttctaaaaaaatatcgATTTGTATATAAAGTATATCTAGTCTTCAAATTCACGTGGATGCGAATCAGCGGCAGCACCCAACCCCATTTAGCAAATAGTTTGCCAATTCTAAAGAATTTTCTTTGGCAAGGTCCGATGTTTGGAAGATATTCAATATCGTAAACCTCTTCGATTGGCGAGAAGAAGGCGCCCGGTATTTGCTACGAAATTAAACTCGAAATCTAGTAAAGTGAACTATGGATGACATATCCACACTTGTTGAGGAAGTTTCATGGGCCTTCCTTGAGAAGTCTTGGAGTCGGATTGGACCGTTCCAAAGTAAGAATATTCACACTTGTTGCGCAAGTTTCAAGAACTTCCTTTGGAAGGCTTGGGGATAGTTTGTTTTCTATCCCACTAAAGTCAAAAAgatttcactttctttcttcctttcttggcctTTTTCCGACCGATCCGACCCGTCCCACTCCCACTTTCAGATTCCACGGCATTTATGAATGGGAAATGCTTTCATGACAGTGTGACAGAACCGTCAATTATTTCCGacctaattgaaaaattatggggtcaaaaataataacaatacgATCACGAGATCGGGGTAGTCACAATACCGTCTGTTGGCTTAAAGAATCCATcttagtttcttgaaaaatgaagcgATGAGCGAGCAACCCATTAAATGAAATCGCTAGGTCTAAAACAGGAATATCTGTCCCATACCCGATGCGGTGGTGTAAATGCTATTAAACAAAGCTATCATGTGATTCACTGTAAAACGAATGTTATGTATTTCATACATCAAGTAAGCAACTGCAATGATTCTTTCATATTACTCGTGGCTTGTATTGCTCATAAGGACTATGTGCTCGTTAGCTCGTTCTTGTAATATCGTAATCTCATAGTCGTTATGCGGGAACGCTTTCGCGTAAGCCCCAACGTCACTCGGGAAAGACGACGTCTCGTTCGCATTGTCACCTTTACGGGAAACAACGTCTCGCAATCTCATAATAAGGCCAACTCTAACCCCCTTTCAATGGTCTCGTAATTCCTGTATAAATGCCAATTCTAGCTTCCGTTACTCCTTGGGTGGCAATGAGTGAGCAatgattttatattttcatatgcACACACATTCTTTCGCATACATATGCATGTttatcatcttttcttgttatAAAAAATGCAGGTTTGGAAACCAAACGATGAGGGATCGCTCGAGCCTTCTCTAGCCCAATAGAATCAACCTAATAGGACCCGGACTAATCCGACCGGCGCCGATTGGTCTTGGTGACTCCCCTTTGGTCCTCGTTCAAGTATCCATCTCCTTTTTCAATACTCGATGAATGTGATTTGTGATATAACATATATATCCACATACAATCAATGCAACACAACATCAAGCATTAAACAGATATTGCTACCTCGGAACTAGTAATCTCATTTACTTGGAACCCAAATTACGGCGTCCTACGTCAAGCAACAAGGAAACAAGACGAGAAGTGACATGACGGCGGTGTCGGCATGAAGCAGCGGCGTCGGTGGGAT
It encodes the following:
- the LOC115727705 gene encoding protein NTM1-like 9; this translates as MEETLSEVMRSLPPGFRFHATDEELLIFYLKPKILGRPDEPYYDIIPEIDVCEIEPWQLPAMCDPMFNRKELFFYCRVKRKYSNSRRSDRTTGAGYWKVTGKERAIMSEDTNEQIGIKKTLVFYIGRVPKGKRTNWVMHEYHLNSKCLGDNHGEGEMLPYVACRIKNKKDKKLMMGHAPAISPEGYSSGPYTCTSDVSDPPGNQEGDLPSLCNTPNNEVADVQPEMALTVRKSMESLTQDDYVSDHNIAPTYQPQAVYAQPEMSLEELMDLLPPLETENDHVSDYINTPVYQPQPGEVEGLSPYFDYGYMPSPCSNFGLGWANV
- the LOC115727706 gene encoding NAC domain-containing protein 83-like isoform X3 gives rise to the protein MESAEISLVDLPVGFRFRPTEEELVNHYLKLKILGNKMVELIIPEVDVHQLPPWDLPSKINELSSIKSDGDEWFFFCRLQNKYPQSKQTRRSNDYGSWKKTGGTRKIRTRDKKNILGWKKILVFKKSGSPKNAQTKWVLHEYHLNAHLLDSILTDQKNPDEKGKKNSKTQKTNIGPSNMPKEGIISSWNMPDEVINASISIMLQEGGRSICNTPDEVNNSSCSNATRVTAKSTVPEEIPKESFVEDVQQPPLPPIFTPECNSSGCDFSATPKPPTENGEQLTHDSSYRDLASYFADYEHLEEILGLFNSDS
- the LOC115727706 gene encoding protein NTM1-like 9 isoform X1, translating into MESAEISLVDLPVGFRFRPTEEELVNHYLKLKILGNKMVELIIPEVDVHQLPPWDLPSKINELSSIKSDGDEWFFFCRLQNKYPQSKQTRRSNDYGSWKKTGGTRKIRTRDKKNILGWKKILVFKKSGSPKNAQTKWVLHEYHLNAHLLDSILTDQSDFVLNHLKKNPDEKGKKNSKTQKTNIGPSNMPKEGIISSWNMPDEVINASISIMLQEGGRSICNTPDEVNNSSCSNATRVTAKSTVPEEIPKESFVEDVQQPPLPPIFTPECNSSGCDFSATPKPPTENGEQLTHDSSYRDLASYFADYEHLEEILGLFNSDS
- the LOC115727706 gene encoding NAC domain-containing protein 14-like isoform X2, which translates into the protein MWDTLNSQNNFLLRPTEEELVNHYLKLKILGNKMVELIIPEVDVHQLPPWDLPSKINELSSIKSDGDEWFFFCRLQNKYPQSKQTRRSNDYGSWKKTGGTRKIRTRDKKNILGWKKILVFKKSGSPKNAQTKWVLHEYHLNAHLLDSILTDQSDFVLNHLKKNPDEKGKKNSKTQKTNIGPSNMPKEGIISSWNMPDEVINASISIMLQEGGRSICNTPDEVNNSSCSNATRVTAKSTVPEEIPKESFVEDVQQPPLPPIFTPECNSSGCDFSATPKPPTENGEQLTHDSSYRDLASYFADYEHLEEILGLFNSDS